The following proteins are co-located in the Cardiocondyla obscurior isolate alpha-2009 linkage group LG12, Cobs3.1, whole genome shotgun sequence genome:
- the Dh31 gene encoding diuretic hormone class 2, protein MSKMTVLCTLLTFLVVVAVSSFTADAIPHSYWDQQDDMNREEFLELLSRLSRAVMSRPEMENTKRGLDLGLNRGFSGSQAAKHLMGLAAANYAGGPGRRRRSEQA, encoded by the exons ATGTCTAAGATGACTGTCTTATGCACCCTACTGACGTTCCTAGTTGTCGTCGCAGTTTCGAGTTTCACAGCCGACGCAATACCGCACAg TTATTGGGATCAGCAGGACGACATGAACCGAGAAGAATTTCTAGAGTTACTTTCCCGCCTTAGTCGCGCCGTCATGAGCCGCCCTGAGATGGAAAA TACCAAACGAGGATTGGACCTGGGGCTGAATCGCGGCTTTAGCGGTTCTCAGGCGGCGAAGCACCTGATGGGACTCGCGGCAGCGAACTACGCCGGCGGTCCCGGACGAAGGCGTCGCTCGGAACAGGCGTAG